One genomic segment of Chelonia mydas isolate rCheMyd1 chromosome 1, rCheMyd1.pri.v2, whole genome shotgun sequence includes these proteins:
- the TMEM39A gene encoding transmembrane protein 39A isoform X1 codes for MPGGRRGPSRQQLSRSALPSLQTLVGGSCGNGTGLRNRNGSAISLSAPPITALITPEPVRHCRIPDLPLDGSLLFEFLFFVYLLVALFIQYINIYKTVWWYPYNHPASCTSLNFHLIDYHLAAFITVMLARRLVWALISEASQVGATSVIHYMALIMARLVLLTLCGWVLCWTLVNLFRSHSVLNLLFLGYPFGVYVPLCCFHQDSRAQPLPTDCSYLVQDQMVDDGTSGIGSLVKPKDFLSLLRESLKEQFNNPTAIPTHSCPLSPDLIRNEVECLKADFNRRIKEVLFNSLFSAYYVAFLPLCFVKSTQYYDMRWSCEHLIMVWINAFVMLTTQLLPPKYCDLLHRSAAHLGKWQKLEHGSYSNAPQHIWSESTIWPQGVLVRHSRCLYKAVGPYNVAVPSDVSHARFYFLFHRPLRLLNLLILIEGSVVCYQLYSLLRSEKWNHTLSMALILFCNYYVLFKLLRDRIVLGRAYSYPLNSYGLKAH; via the exons ATGCCCGGTGGAAGGAGGGGACCCAGTCGGCAGCAGCTAAGCCGTTCAGCTTTGCCTTCTCTCCAGACTTTGGTTGGCGGGAGCTGTGGCAACGGCACTGGTCTGAGAAACAG GAATGGTAGTGCTATCAGCCTCTCAGCTCCTCCCATAACGGCCCTGatcaccccagagcctgtgcgTCACTGCCGGATCCCTGACCTGCCACTGGACGGGAGCCTTCTCTTTGAATTCCTCTTCTTCGTCTACCTGCTAGTGGCGCTCTTTATTCAGTACATCAATATCTACAAGACTGTCTGGTGGTATCCCTACAAtcaccctgcctcctgcaccTCTCTG AATTTTCACCTCATTGATTACCACCTGGCAGCGTTCATCACGGTGATGCTGGCACGGAGGCTGGTGTGGGCCCTCATCTCCGAG GCCTCTCAGGTGGGCGCAACGTCAGTGATTCACTACATGGCACTGATTATGGCGCGCCTGGTGCTGCTCACGCTGTGCGGTTGGGTGCTCTGCTGGACTCTGGTCAATCTCTTCCGCAGCCATTCTGTGCTCAACCTCCTCTTCTTGGGCTACCC GTTCGGTGTCTACGTTCCCCTTTGCTGCTTCCACCAAGACAGCAGAGCGCAGCCCCTCCCAACGGACTGCAGCTACCTGGTGCAGGATCAGATGGTGGATGACGGGACCTCGGGCATAGGCAGCCTGGTCAAACCCAAAGACTTCCTATCGCTCCTGCGGGAGTCCCTGAAAGAACAGTTCAATAACCCTACGGCCATCCCCACCCACagttgccccctctccccagaccTCATCCGCAATGAGGTGGAGTGCCTGAAAGCGGACTTCAACCGCAGGATCAAGGAGGTTCTCTTCAACTCCCTCTTCAGTGCCTACTATGTGGCCTTCCTGCCGCTGTGCTTCGTGAAG AGCACCCAGTACTACGACATGCGCTGGTCCTGTGAGCACCTCATCATGGTGTGGATCAACGCCTTCGTTATGCTCACTACGCAGCTGCTGCCCCCCAAGTACTGCGACCTGCTGCACAGATCAGCCGCCCACCTGGGCAAGTGGCAGAAGCTAGAACACGGCTCATACAGCAACGCCCCACAGCACAT CTGGTCAGAAAGTACGATCTGGCCACAGGGCGTGCTGGTGCGGCACAGTCGATGCCTGTACAAGGCAGTAGGGCCTTATAATGTAGCAGTGCCTTCAGACGTCTCCCACGCCCGCTTTTAT TTCCTCTTTCACCGTCCATTACGGCTGCTCAACCTGCTTATCCTCATCGAAGGCAGCGTCGTCTGCTACCAGCTGTACTCCCTGCTGCGCTCGGAGAAGTGGAACCACACCCTCTCCATGGCCCTCATCCTCTTCTGCAATTACTATGTCTTATTTAAGCTCCTTCGGGACCGGATAGTATTGGGCAGGGCCTACTCTTACCCCCTCAACAGCTATGGACTCAAGGCACATTAA
- the TMEM39A gene encoding transmembrane protein 39A isoform X2, whose translation MPGGRRGPSRQQLSRSALPSLQTLVGGSCGNGTGLRNRNGSAISLSAPPITALITPEPVRHCRIPDLPLDGSLLFEFLFFVYLLVALFIQYINIYKTVWWYPYNHPASCTSLNFHLIDYHLAAFITVMLARRLVWALISEASQVGATSVIHYMALIMARLVLLTLCGWVLCWTLVNLFRSHSVLNLLFLGYPFGVYVPLCCFHQDSRAQPLPTDCSYLVQDQMVDDGTSGIGSLVKPKDFLSLLRESLKEQFNNPTAIPTHSCPLSPDLIRNEVECLKADFNRRIKEVLFNSLFSAYYVAFLPLCFVKSTQYYDMRWSCEHLIMVWINAFVMLTTQLLPPKYCDLLHRSAAHLGKWQKLEHGSYSNAPQHISSFTVHYGCSTCLSSSKAASSATSCTPCCARRSGTTPSPWPSSSSAITMSYLSSFGTG comes from the exons ATGCCCGGTGGAAGGAGGGGACCCAGTCGGCAGCAGCTAAGCCGTTCAGCTTTGCCTTCTCTCCAGACTTTGGTTGGCGGGAGCTGTGGCAACGGCACTGGTCTGAGAAACAG GAATGGTAGTGCTATCAGCCTCTCAGCTCCTCCCATAACGGCCCTGatcaccccagagcctgtgcgTCACTGCCGGATCCCTGACCTGCCACTGGACGGGAGCCTTCTCTTTGAATTCCTCTTCTTCGTCTACCTGCTAGTGGCGCTCTTTATTCAGTACATCAATATCTACAAGACTGTCTGGTGGTATCCCTACAAtcaccctgcctcctgcaccTCTCTG AATTTTCACCTCATTGATTACCACCTGGCAGCGTTCATCACGGTGATGCTGGCACGGAGGCTGGTGTGGGCCCTCATCTCCGAG GCCTCTCAGGTGGGCGCAACGTCAGTGATTCACTACATGGCACTGATTATGGCGCGCCTGGTGCTGCTCACGCTGTGCGGTTGGGTGCTCTGCTGGACTCTGGTCAATCTCTTCCGCAGCCATTCTGTGCTCAACCTCCTCTTCTTGGGCTACCC GTTCGGTGTCTACGTTCCCCTTTGCTGCTTCCACCAAGACAGCAGAGCGCAGCCCCTCCCAACGGACTGCAGCTACCTGGTGCAGGATCAGATGGTGGATGACGGGACCTCGGGCATAGGCAGCCTGGTCAAACCCAAAGACTTCCTATCGCTCCTGCGGGAGTCCCTGAAAGAACAGTTCAATAACCCTACGGCCATCCCCACCCACagttgccccctctccccagaccTCATCCGCAATGAGGTGGAGTGCCTGAAAGCGGACTTCAACCGCAGGATCAAGGAGGTTCTCTTCAACTCCCTCTTCAGTGCCTACTATGTGGCCTTCCTGCCGCTGTGCTTCGTGAAG AGCACCCAGTACTACGACATGCGCTGGTCCTGTGAGCACCTCATCATGGTGTGGATCAACGCCTTCGTTATGCTCACTACGCAGCTGCTGCCCCCCAAGTACTGCGACCTGCTGCACAGATCAGCCGCCCACCTGGGCAAGTGGCAGAAGCTAGAACACGGCTCATACAGCAACGCCCCACAGCACAT TTCCTCTTTCACCGTCCATTACGGCTGCTCAACCTGCTTATCCTCATCGAAGGCAGCGTCGTCTGCTACCAGCTGTACTCCCTGCTGCGCTCGGAGAAGTGGAACCACACCCTCTCCATGGCCCTCATCCTCTTCTGCAATTACTATGTCTTATTTAAGCTCCTTCGGGACCGGATAG
- the LOC102946106 gene encoding fatty acid amide hydrolase isoform X1 — protein sequence MAPALLLLSLAAALLLFYLGFVRRRPGTPRAAFRRREPGRAGDSGHQPPRDAWGPTLSGFPLRLFVHVANTAFGQFCVVPLLLRVNNFTLMHYLDIHEDPTFIPEVAAEGRKEKPETKNTLEILKQLMETRSHPANTGFSFKGIQDYLNCYRTGELTPFQVAKNIISSLEDCEKSSPPLRAIVQWDREQIQKMAEASTIRYRNKCPLSLLDGIPVCLKEEIKVVPYHHRAGTAYLGTEPETEDATVTRKLREAGAIIIGVSNMHELGTGTTGCNPNRFHGTTRNPYNPQHFAGGSSSGSAAAVAAGLCPLALGTDGGGSVRIPASFCGVVGLKGTFGRISCHGCLPLSYSTVSLGPICTSVTDAAIAFSILAEPDPLYPYGLQQPKPSLSEILTPDLKGLKLGVNWTFFKACDAEILKVCQKAVEHLQALGASVVDVPLSEMEEVRVAHVICILSEMRDYLQPDFNAHFQQMNLETRLNLALASQFTALDYIKANRQRTRSMSFLREIFANVNCILTPATACTAPRIHDSDLLTGNNDVLTTLRTMRYMQLGNFTGIPGLVVPVGYTATGLPISFQVMAKWWDEAVLFRVGLKLEQFRDMTRKPAIYYDILA from the exons ATGGCGccggcgctgctgctgctctcgcTGGCGGCCGCGCTCCTGCTCTTCTATCTGGGCTTCGTGCGGCGCCGCCCCGGGACCCCCCGCGCCGCCTTCCGCCGCcgggagccgggccgggccggggacAGCGGTCACCAGCCCCCGCGGGACGCA tGGGGTCCCACGCTCTCCGGCTTCCCGCTGCGCCTCTTTGTCCATGTGGCTAACACG GCTTTCGGGCAGTTTTGTGTAGTACCGCTTTTATTGAG GGTGAATAACTTTACTCTCATGCACTATCTTGATATCCATGAAGACCCCACATTTATTCCAGAGGTTGCTGctgagggaagaaaggaaaagccTGAGACTAAAAACACATTGGAGATTCTCAAGCAGTTGATGGAGACAAG GTCTCATCCTGCCAACACTGGGTTCAGTTTCAAAGGGATCCAGGACTATCTGAACTGCTACCG GACTGGGGAGTTGACGCCCTTCCAGGTTGCTAAGAATATTATCTCCTCTCTGGAGGACTGTGAGAAATCCAGCCCCCCTCTCCGAGCAATTGTGCAGTGGGACCGGGAGCAGATACAGAAG ATGGCTGAAGCCTCCACTATTCGTTACAGGAATAAATGCCCCCTTTCTCTTCTGGATGGAATCCCAGTCTGCTTGAAAGAAGAGATTAAAGTT GTGCCTTACCACCACAGAGCGGGAACAGCATATCTTGGGACAGAGCCAGAGACTGAAGATGCTACAGTGACCAGGAAGCTGCGGGAGGCTGGAGCGATCATTAttggggtctcaaacatgcatgAACTAGGGACTGGAACCACTGGCTGTAACCCCAACAG ATTCCATGGCACCACTAGGAACCCATACAACCCCCAGCATTTCGCTGGTGGCAGCTCCAGCGGATCAGCTGCTGCTGTGGCGGCAG GTCTTTGCCCATTGGCTCTTGGCACTGACGGAGGCGGCTCTGTGAGGATTCCCGCTTCTTTCTGTGGTGTCGTGGGGCTGAAAG GTACATTTGGGCGCATCAGTTGTCACGGCTGCCTTCCACTCTCCTACTCCACCGTCAGCCTTG GCCCCATTTGTACGTCAGTGACCGATGCAGCCATTGCGTTCAGCATCCTAGCTGAGCCAGATCCACTGTACCCATATG GACTACAGCAGCCAAAACCATCCCTGTCTGAAATCCTCACCCCTGACCTCAAGGGCTTAAAACTGGGAGTGAACTGGACATTTTTTAAG GCTTGTGATGCAGAAATTTTGAAAGTCTGCCAAAAAG CTGTAGAGCACCTGCAGGCTTTAGGTGCCTCTGTGGTGGATGTGCCCCTGTCGGAGATGGAGGAGGTGCGGGTGGCACATGTGATCTGCATTCTCAGCGAGATGAGGGATTACCTGCAGCCTGACTTCAACGCCCACTTCCAGCAAATG AATCTGGAGACTCGGCTCAACCTTGCTCTGGCTTCCCAGTTCACAGCTCTGGATTATATTAAG GCAAATCGGCAGAGGACTCGGAGCATGAGCTTTTTGCGAGAGATCTTCGCCAACGTGAACTGTATCCTCACCCCAG CCACTGCTTGCACTGCCCCAAGAATCCACGACTCTGACCTCTTGACTGGGAACAATGACGTTCTAACGACACTTCGGACCATGAG ATACATGCAGCTTGGAAACTTCACAGGCATCCCGGGTCTGGTGGTGCCAGTTGGGTACACTGCCACTGGGCTTCCCATCAGCTTTCAG GTCATGGCAAAGTGGTGGGACGAGGCCGTTCTTTTCCGGGTTGGCCTGAAGCTGGAGCAGTTCCGTGACATGACCAGGAAGCCGGCCATTTATTACGACATCCTTGCATGA
- the LOC102946106 gene encoding fatty acid amide hydrolase isoform X3, whose product MHYLDIHEDPTFIPEVAAEGRKEKPETKNTLEILKQLMETRSHPANTGFSFKGIQDYLNCYRTGELTPFQVAKNIISSLEDCEKSSPPLRAIVQWDREQIQKMAEASTIRYRNKCPLSLLDGIPVCLKEEIKVVPYHHRAGTAYLGTEPETEDATVTRKLREAGAIIIGVSNMHELGTGTTGCNPNRFHGTTRNPYNPQHFAGGSSSGSAAAVAAGLCPLALGTDGGGSVRIPASFCGVVGLKGTFGRISCHGCLPLSYSTVSLGPICTSVTDAAIAFSILAEPDPLYPYGLQQPKPSLSEILTPDLKGLKLGVNWTFFKACDAEILKVCQKAVEHLQALGASVVDVPLSEMEEVRVAHVICILSEMRDYLQPDFNAHFQQMNLETRLNLALASQFTALDYIKANRQRTRSMSFLREIFANVNCILTPATACTAPRIHDSDLLTGNNDVLTTLRTMRYMQLGNFTGIPGLVVPVGYTATGLPISFQVMAKWWDEAVLFRVGLKLEQFRDMTRKPAIYYDILA is encoded by the exons ATGCACTATCTTGATATCCATGAAGACCCCACATTTATTCCAGAGGTTGCTGctgagggaagaaaggaaaagccTGAGACTAAAAACACATTGGAGATTCTCAAGCAGTTGATGGAGACAAG GTCTCATCCTGCCAACACTGGGTTCAGTTTCAAAGGGATCCAGGACTATCTGAACTGCTACCG GACTGGGGAGTTGACGCCCTTCCAGGTTGCTAAGAATATTATCTCCTCTCTGGAGGACTGTGAGAAATCCAGCCCCCCTCTCCGAGCAATTGTGCAGTGGGACCGGGAGCAGATACAGAAG ATGGCTGAAGCCTCCACTATTCGTTACAGGAATAAATGCCCCCTTTCTCTTCTGGATGGAATCCCAGTCTGCTTGAAAGAAGAGATTAAAGTT GTGCCTTACCACCACAGAGCGGGAACAGCATATCTTGGGACAGAGCCAGAGACTGAAGATGCTACAGTGACCAGGAAGCTGCGGGAGGCTGGAGCGATCATTAttggggtctcaaacatgcatgAACTAGGGACTGGAACCACTGGCTGTAACCCCAACAG ATTCCATGGCACCACTAGGAACCCATACAACCCCCAGCATTTCGCTGGTGGCAGCTCCAGCGGATCAGCTGCTGCTGTGGCGGCAG GTCTTTGCCCATTGGCTCTTGGCACTGACGGAGGCGGCTCTGTGAGGATTCCCGCTTCTTTCTGTGGTGTCGTGGGGCTGAAAG GTACATTTGGGCGCATCAGTTGTCACGGCTGCCTTCCACTCTCCTACTCCACCGTCAGCCTTG GCCCCATTTGTACGTCAGTGACCGATGCAGCCATTGCGTTCAGCATCCTAGCTGAGCCAGATCCACTGTACCCATATG GACTACAGCAGCCAAAACCATCCCTGTCTGAAATCCTCACCCCTGACCTCAAGGGCTTAAAACTGGGAGTGAACTGGACATTTTTTAAG GCTTGTGATGCAGAAATTTTGAAAGTCTGCCAAAAAG CTGTAGAGCACCTGCAGGCTTTAGGTGCCTCTGTGGTGGATGTGCCCCTGTCGGAGATGGAGGAGGTGCGGGTGGCACATGTGATCTGCATTCTCAGCGAGATGAGGGATTACCTGCAGCCTGACTTCAACGCCCACTTCCAGCAAATG AATCTGGAGACTCGGCTCAACCTTGCTCTGGCTTCCCAGTTCACAGCTCTGGATTATATTAAG GCAAATCGGCAGAGGACTCGGAGCATGAGCTTTTTGCGAGAGATCTTCGCCAACGTGAACTGTATCCTCACCCCAG CCACTGCTTGCACTGCCCCAAGAATCCACGACTCTGACCTCTTGACTGGGAACAATGACGTTCTAACGACACTTCGGACCATGAG ATACATGCAGCTTGGAAACTTCACAGGCATCCCGGGTCTGGTGGTGCCAGTTGGGTACACTGCCACTGGGCTTCCCATCAGCTTTCAG GTCATGGCAAAGTGGTGGGACGAGGCCGTTCTTTTCCGGGTTGGCCTGAAGCTGGAGCAGTTCCGTGACATGACCAGGAAGCCGGCCATTTATTACGACATCCTTGCATGA
- the LOC102946106 gene encoding fatty acid amide hydrolase isoform X2, protein MNGILISLAFGQFCVVPLLLRVNNFTLMHYLDIHEDPTFIPEVAAEGRKEKPETKNTLEILKQLMETRSHPANTGFSFKGIQDYLNCYRTGELTPFQVAKNIISSLEDCEKSSPPLRAIVQWDREQIQKMAEASTIRYRNKCPLSLLDGIPVCLKEEIKVVPYHHRAGTAYLGTEPETEDATVTRKLREAGAIIIGVSNMHELGTGTTGCNPNRFHGTTRNPYNPQHFAGGSSSGSAAAVAAGLCPLALGTDGGGSVRIPASFCGVVGLKGTFGRISCHGCLPLSYSTVSLGPICTSVTDAAIAFSILAEPDPLYPYGLQQPKPSLSEILTPDLKGLKLGVNWTFFKACDAEILKVCQKAVEHLQALGASVVDVPLSEMEEVRVAHVICILSEMRDYLQPDFNAHFQQMNLETRLNLALASQFTALDYIKANRQRTRSMSFLREIFANVNCILTPATACTAPRIHDSDLLTGNNDVLTTLRTMRYMQLGNFTGIPGLVVPVGYTATGLPISFQVMAKWWDEAVLFRVGLKLEQFRDMTRKPAIYYDILA, encoded by the exons ATGAATGGAATTCTCATATCTTTG GCTTTCGGGCAGTTTTGTGTAGTACCGCTTTTATTGAG GGTGAATAACTTTACTCTCATGCACTATCTTGATATCCATGAAGACCCCACATTTATTCCAGAGGTTGCTGctgagggaagaaaggaaaagccTGAGACTAAAAACACATTGGAGATTCTCAAGCAGTTGATGGAGACAAG GTCTCATCCTGCCAACACTGGGTTCAGTTTCAAAGGGATCCAGGACTATCTGAACTGCTACCG GACTGGGGAGTTGACGCCCTTCCAGGTTGCTAAGAATATTATCTCCTCTCTGGAGGACTGTGAGAAATCCAGCCCCCCTCTCCGAGCAATTGTGCAGTGGGACCGGGAGCAGATACAGAAG ATGGCTGAAGCCTCCACTATTCGTTACAGGAATAAATGCCCCCTTTCTCTTCTGGATGGAATCCCAGTCTGCTTGAAAGAAGAGATTAAAGTT GTGCCTTACCACCACAGAGCGGGAACAGCATATCTTGGGACAGAGCCAGAGACTGAAGATGCTACAGTGACCAGGAAGCTGCGGGAGGCTGGAGCGATCATTAttggggtctcaaacatgcatgAACTAGGGACTGGAACCACTGGCTGTAACCCCAACAG ATTCCATGGCACCACTAGGAACCCATACAACCCCCAGCATTTCGCTGGTGGCAGCTCCAGCGGATCAGCTGCTGCTGTGGCGGCAG GTCTTTGCCCATTGGCTCTTGGCACTGACGGAGGCGGCTCTGTGAGGATTCCCGCTTCTTTCTGTGGTGTCGTGGGGCTGAAAG GTACATTTGGGCGCATCAGTTGTCACGGCTGCCTTCCACTCTCCTACTCCACCGTCAGCCTTG GCCCCATTTGTACGTCAGTGACCGATGCAGCCATTGCGTTCAGCATCCTAGCTGAGCCAGATCCACTGTACCCATATG GACTACAGCAGCCAAAACCATCCCTGTCTGAAATCCTCACCCCTGACCTCAAGGGCTTAAAACTGGGAGTGAACTGGACATTTTTTAAG GCTTGTGATGCAGAAATTTTGAAAGTCTGCCAAAAAG CTGTAGAGCACCTGCAGGCTTTAGGTGCCTCTGTGGTGGATGTGCCCCTGTCGGAGATGGAGGAGGTGCGGGTGGCACATGTGATCTGCATTCTCAGCGAGATGAGGGATTACCTGCAGCCTGACTTCAACGCCCACTTCCAGCAAATG AATCTGGAGACTCGGCTCAACCTTGCTCTGGCTTCCCAGTTCACAGCTCTGGATTATATTAAG GCAAATCGGCAGAGGACTCGGAGCATGAGCTTTTTGCGAGAGATCTTCGCCAACGTGAACTGTATCCTCACCCCAG CCACTGCTTGCACTGCCCCAAGAATCCACGACTCTGACCTCTTGACTGGGAACAATGACGTTCTAACGACACTTCGGACCATGAG ATACATGCAGCTTGGAAACTTCACAGGCATCCCGGGTCTGGTGGTGCCAGTTGGGTACACTGCCACTGGGCTTCCCATCAGCTTTCAG GTCATGGCAAAGTGGTGGGACGAGGCCGTTCTTTTCCGGGTTGGCCTGAAGCTGGAGCAGTTCCGTGACATGACCAGGAAGCCGGCCATTTATTACGACATCCTTGCATGA